AGTCACCACTTAGCATTAGGAGTCCGGTCAAGCCCTGTATGAAGGAAAGAAGGGTTCAACTAAAAAGAAAGTATAGCTCCTGTAGTGTCTATATAGAAGTAGCTTGTACTACCTGTCATATGGGCCCTATGGCTCAAATTGAATATGTAACGTGATATAAACTACCTTGCTAAATGACTTGCCTTTTGGTTGAACATTAAAGGGGTTCCATCTGACAAGTGCCTTGTATAACGAACTGGATACATCATACATTTAAAGTGGGCTACATAAAATAGGATGCTTCCCTTTAAACGTCAGTGTATATCCACAGGCTTAAAATAGTGCCATTATTATTTCTAGACGTGGCTCATTTCGCATGCTGTGGGTTCATCCCCAAGGGCAGACCTTGTTGCTTTCCAAAAAACAtgggcatagacacacacagacgggGCTGGGCCAAAGCAATCGCAAGGATGAATGCAGAGATAAGTACATTCAAACCTCAGAagcccaatttaaaaaaaaaacgtatgtGAACCTTTAGGTGGAACAGATAAAACGACGACGTGGACGGAGGAATGCGATCGGGGCGGTGGGGGCTCGGGGCGGTGGGGGCTCGGGGCGGTGGGGGCTCGGGGCGGGAAGGCAGAGCCCAGTCAATGAATGAATCGTTTGTTTGTTTGCGCCCGCAACCAGTTTGGTCCCGTTCCCACATCGCACCGACCAATGACAAGCCGACCGGTCCTCGTTATAAATTCCGTCACGTACCCATCAAGTGGTCTCTAGCATGGATTTAGCAGCGGGCCCTCCCTCATTAACAACCCTGCATATTTACTAACAACAGGATTAAGTTCAGCTGCGCGTCATTGTCCCTCAGAACATTTCCCatgttcaaaacaataaagagatTGAGCTACAGCCAGGAGAGAGCGAGTTCACAAACACACGACGACTAGAATATAGGCCTACCAAAAACAGCCCATTCTTACAGTAGCCTAAGCAAGAGACGTTTGTATATCACATGCTGGTAGAAAAACACTCAAGCCTATATTTCATAAATCCTAAGCACATTTCCAATATTTGAGATGGTGAGAATGAGTAGGCTATGACACGACTAGCCAGTCGCGAACTCTGAAAGTAGTCGAGATTTGGCAGAGCGCAGTGGGCAGTGAGTCGCTTTCCGTTCAGCACCACAATCGGAAGATAACAGCGCAGTGATACTATAGACACGCAGCATCCGCGGGCGCGGATAACATTCTTAAGGCTATAAATGACTATAGGCCTCGAAACACACCATGATCGATCGATCAGCACCGTGGACAGATACCACGCCTTACAACACTGTCATCGCCCTCTGTAGGGCTTTAAATGAGAAAATAAGAGATCAAATGCCGTGCAACCAGCAAAGAACGAACAAACTCGACTTACCGGCAGAGTGACCTCGATTGGTGGCGTCATGGTCACTGTCGCCTTGCTCGCTGTCACCATGACCACTGTCTTTAGAGCTTACGAGATCCGCTTCTTGGAAAGCCGAACTGACAGATAAGAGAAGGATAGAGAACATTCTTTAATGTATTGAATATAGTGGAAGGCCTATTTTTATTTTCAAACGTacattaaaataataattatgtTAGAATAAAACATGAATCACTTTTATTTTCACCGTCTTCATCATAATCATCATTCATTCATTATCCTGCACTTCATTATCATCAACATAGACTGAGAGTGCATTCACAGCTGGgcagcagcagagagagtgaaTTAACCAGTATTAGGTATTGAGCCATGTTGGCATGGTTGTGGTTTATAGTCTCTCCCCTACGGCATTGAATGGCTACTTTAAAAAAACACTCTCAATCACGTCTGCTGGCAGGGCACCGGGTGCGCATGCTCGTTACCTGTTCACACGCCGAGGTCTGTCCACCAGGTAACTGAGCTCGGCTCGCTGGTGTTTGGTCTGAAAGAGAAGCACGAGACATTTTGAGTTTGGGGCGCGGTGGCATTTTATTATCAAACTATTTTTCCTGAgatttaaaatacaaaataacaacaagAAATCTGGTACATGACATTGATAGTTTTGATATTGACGTTAGATTTGACGTGATTGCTGATGTTCGACAACGAAACGTCTCATATCTATATTTTGAGAAGAGTCGTTTTAAGCCTACTAGCCGACAGCATATATATACCACCAAAGAGAAAAATTAAGTGGTGCACCTATTCAGGCTTGCTGAACTATAGACGGATCTTTGTTCTTGTGCGACTCAGCACGATCGTGACTGGTGTGCGAAATGTGTGTATTCTCACAAGGGACACGGTCATTGCgcatgacaacacacacacacacacgcacgcacgcacacacacacacacacacacacacacacacacacacacacacacacacacacacacacgcacacacacacacacacacacacacacacacacacacacacacacacacacacacacacacacacacacacacacacacacacacacactccagcctTCAAGCACCCATGCATTATCCTgatgtattattatattactcCAAATCCATCTTATTTTAAAAGCACAACAAAACCACTTCTGAGCAGAACATAAACATGCAATCATTACTATTCCGATGATAATCTCCCTCGGGACTGCCAACATGTCAGCAACTAGTATTCATCATTTTGGGTTGAATTGTCGTTACGTAAATTAATAGCAAGATATGCAGACTTATGTCTTCGGGGAAATAATACATGTATTTGTGAGGGACTCTACTAAAACAATGGGTGATGCAACATATAGAAAGTTAACATTAATGTCAGGGACACTTACACTAAATGTCCTAATAATGCGGAATGCAgattatatttcatattttatccAGATACTAATAGCAGTAGTGAGACTTTTTTTTCTTCAGACAAGCACATGTTGCAGTTATCACACTCTATATCTAATATACGGAGAGCAAGTACATGCTGGGGGTATTGGAGTTTAAAGGTATGAGGGGACTCTTACCTCGCTTGATAAAATGCTGCCGTTTGATATGATGTCAGGCTGCTGGTCAGTGTACCCTGTCACTATGGCCCCGCACGGGTTGTGTTCCGTGTCTGTGCTCCTAGATGGGCTACACGGCTTTAGGAACATGAGGTCGGTTTTGGCCGACTCCGGAGTCAGACATACCTGGTAGCAATAGTTCTGGTTTTGGTGGTGAGAGCCGAAGCTCCCGGACTCTTCCACTGGCACCTGAGCTGTACCGGCCCCGGTGACGTTGGCGCTCTGCACCAGCATTATATCGGACTTGCTGAGCTTTTTCTTGCGGGCTCGCGCATGCCTGCTGCAGCATGTGGCGCACCCGAGGCAGCAATCACTAGTGAGGCACGTGTAGATGTTGAGCTTTTTGTCCTTCTGGCAGCGCACGGCCAGCACGATCATAGCCAGGAGGAAGATGAAGGAGACTGAGCCCAGGGCGATGATGAGGATGAGGGTGAGGTCCAGCGATGTCTCCTTGGACTTGGCGGTGCCTCTCTCCCGATGGTCCTCCACCACACTGTCCACCAGCACCACGAACACACTGgcggtggaggagaggggtggctGGCCGTGGTCCCTCACCTCTATCAACAGGTCATACATCTGGTTTGGGTCCCGCTTGGTGGAGACGCGCCGGGCAGTGCGCAATTCTCCTGTCCTCCAGTCCATGCGGAACATGCCGTTCTCGTTCCCCCGCTGGATGCTGTAGGAGAGCCGTGCGTTCTCTCCGTCGTCTGCATCCATGGCGATGATACGGGTTACCAGGTAGCCAGGCTCGGCGGAGCGGGGCAGAGGCTCTCTAGCAGTGCCATTTTTACCAAGAGGAGCAATAACGGAGGGAGGGTTGTCATTCTGGTCCACGATGATTACTTTGACCGTGGCGTTCGAGAAGAGCTCAGGGCTACCTGCATCTTTCGCCTGAACCATGAAAGTGAAGTCTTTTAACTGCTCGTAATCGAATGATCTGAGTGCGTAAAGGTAGCCCGTCTCTTCGTTGATTGACACATATGTTTTCACAGACATACCCTGAATATCGCACTCCATTATGGAGTAACTAATGAGAGCGTTCTGTCCAACATCTGGGTCCAGAGCGGTCACAGCGTGGATATAAGCACCTGGCACATTGTTTTCAGTCACATACACATCATATATGGGCTGCGTAAACGTTGGCGCATTGTCATTTTCATCCGACACTTGCACTTTGATTGATTTACTGGTGGCAAGGGAAGGGGTCCCTGTATCCCTGGCAACTACAGTCACTGAATATGAGTCAGCATTCTCTCTATTTAGGGGTCCATCTGTTACAATGGTGAAATAGTTCCTAAAGGAAGGTTTGAGTTTGAACGGGACGTCACCGAGGATTTCAACGTGAATCTTTCCGTTTTCCTCAGCATCTTTGTCAGTCACGCTCAGCAGGGCTATAACGGTGCCCGGGGCTGCCCTTTCACTCAC
This genomic stretch from Oncorhynchus tshawytscha isolate Ot180627B linkage group LG21, Otsh_v2.0, whole genome shotgun sequence harbors:
- the pcdh10b gene encoding protocadherin-10 isoform X2; its protein translation is MIVLFLLLCIADGVVSQIRYSVPEEAGHGTFVGNIAEDLGLDMTKIASRRFQVVPSSRTPYLEVNMENGILFINEKIDREQICKQSASCLLHLEVFLENPLELFRVEIEVVDINDNPPSFPETDITVEISESAVPGTRFPLESAFDPDVGSNALRTYDITTNNYFYLDVQTQTDGNKFAELVLEKSLDREQQASHRYVLTAVDGGQPPRTGTALLVVKVLDSNDNVPVFDQPVYSVSLQENTPAGTLVIQLNATDLDEGQNGEIVYSFSNHISSRVKDLFAIDARTGRIEVRSEVDFEESSLYQIFVQAKDLGPNAVAAHCKVLVKIMDVNDNAPDITFSTVTESVSERAAPGTVIALLSVTDKDAEENGKIHVEILGDVPFKLKPSFRNYFTIVTDGPLNRENADSYSVTVVARDTGTPSLATSKSIKVQVSDENDNAPTFTQPIYDVYVTENNVPGAYIHAVTALDPDVGQNALISYSIMECDIQGMSVKTYVSINEETGYLYALRSFDYEQLKDFTFMVQAKDAGSPELFSNATVKVIIVDQNDNPPSVIAPLGKNGTAREPLPRSAEPGYLVTRIIAMDADDGENARLSYSIQRGNENGMFRMDWRTGELRTARRVSTKRDPNQMYDLLIEVRDHGQPPLSSTASVFVVLVDSVVEDHRERGTAKSKETSLDLTLILIIALGSVSFIFLLAMIVLAVRCQKDKKLNIYTCLTSDCCLGCATCCSRHARARKKKLSKSDIMLVQSANVTGAGTAQVPVEESGSFGSHHQNQNYCYQVCLTPESAKTDLMFLKPCSPSRSTDTEHNPCGAIVTGYTDQQPDIISNGSILSSETKHQRAELSYLVDRPRRVNSSAFQEADLVSSKDSGHGDSEQGDSDHDATNRGHSAGTDLFSNCTEECKALGHSDRCWMPSFVPSDGRQAADYRSNLHVPGMDSVPDTERGKGFASSFRVDIPETV
- the pcdh10b gene encoding protocadherin-10 isoform X3, whose product is MIVLFLLLCIADGVVSQIRYSVPEEAGHGTFVGNIAEDLGLDMTKIASRRFQVVPSSRTPYLEVNMENGILFINEKIDREQICKQSASCLLHLEVFLENPLELFRVEIEVVDINDNPPSFPETDITVEISESAVPGTRFPLESAFDPDVGSNALRTYDITTNNYFYLDVQTQTDGNKFAELVLEKSLDREQQASHRYVLTAVDGGQPPRTGTALLVVKVLDSNDNVPVFDQPVYSVSLQENTPAGTLVIQLNATDLDEGQNGEIVYSFSNHISSRVKDLFAIDARTGRIEVRSEVDFEESSLYQIFVQAKDLGPNAVAAHCKVLVKIMDVNDNAPDITFSTVTESVSERAAPGTVIALLSVTDKDAEENGKIHVEILGDVPFKLKPSFRNYFTIVTDGPLNRENADSYSVTVVARDTGTPSLATSKSIKVQVSDENDNAPTFTQPIYDVYVTENNVPGAYIHAVTALDPDVGQNALISYSIMECDIQGMSVKTYVSINEETGYLYALRSFDYEQLKDFTFMVQAKDAGSPELFSNATVKVIIVDQNDNPPSVIAPLGKNGTAREPLPRSAEPGYLVTRIIAMDADDGENARLSYSIQRGNENGMFRMDWRTGELRTARRVSTKRDPNQMYDLLIEVRDHGQPPLSSTASVFVVLVDSVVEDHRERGTAKSKETSLDLTLILIIALGSVSFIFLLAMIVLAVRCQKDKKLNIYTCLTSDCCLGCATCCSRHARARKKKLSKSDIMLVQSANVTGAGTAQVPVEESGSFGSHHQNQNYCYQTKHQRAELSYLVDRPRRVNSSAFQEADLVSSKDSGHGDSEQGDSDHDATNRGHSAGTDLFSNCTEECKALGHSDRCWMPSFVPSDGRQAADYRSNLHVPGMDSVPDTEVFESQEQTGDKSFSTFGKETPLSHHHQNHLHLSHHHATHANQAKLERKAFEALLSSTRAPYKPAYLTRKGVC
- the pcdh10b gene encoding protocadherin-10 isoform X1, producing the protein MIVLFLLLCIADGVVSQIRYSVPEEAGHGTFVGNIAEDLGLDMTKIASRRFQVVPSSRTPYLEVNMENGILFINEKIDREQICKQSASCLLHLEVFLENPLELFRVEIEVVDINDNPPSFPETDITVEISESAVPGTRFPLESAFDPDVGSNALRTYDITTNNYFYLDVQTQTDGNKFAELVLEKSLDREQQASHRYVLTAVDGGQPPRTGTALLVVKVLDSNDNVPVFDQPVYSVSLQENTPAGTLVIQLNATDLDEGQNGEIVYSFSNHISSRVKDLFAIDARTGRIEVRSEVDFEESSLYQIFVQAKDLGPNAVAAHCKVLVKIMDVNDNAPDITFSTVTESVSERAAPGTVIALLSVTDKDAEENGKIHVEILGDVPFKLKPSFRNYFTIVTDGPLNRENADSYSVTVVARDTGTPSLATSKSIKVQVSDENDNAPTFTQPIYDVYVTENNVPGAYIHAVTALDPDVGQNALISYSIMECDIQGMSVKTYVSINEETGYLYALRSFDYEQLKDFTFMVQAKDAGSPELFSNATVKVIIVDQNDNPPSVIAPLGKNGTAREPLPRSAEPGYLVTRIIAMDADDGENARLSYSIQRGNENGMFRMDWRTGELRTARRVSTKRDPNQMYDLLIEVRDHGQPPLSSTASVFVVLVDSVVEDHRERGTAKSKETSLDLTLILIIALGSVSFIFLLAMIVLAVRCQKDKKLNIYTCLTSDCCLGCATCCSRHARARKKKLSKSDIMLVQSANVTGAGTAQVPVEESGSFGSHHQNQNYCYQVCLTPESAKTDLMFLKPCSPSRSTDTEHNPCGAIVTGYTDQQPDIISNGSILSSETKHQRAELSYLVDRPRRVNSSAFQEADLVSSKDSGHGDSEQGDSDHDATNRGHSAGTDLFSNCTEECKALGHSDRCWMPSFVPSDGRQAADYRSNLHVPGMDSVPDTEVFESQEQTGDKSFSTFGKETPLSHHHQNHLHLSHHHATHANQAKLERKAFEALLSSTRAPYKPAYLTRKGVC